In Snodgrassella alvi wkB2, the DNA window GAAATAGTAAAAAGCCGTCTATTCATTCTTATAGCCGGCTTTTATCTGACATTTTATTATTCATCCTCAATTAATGCATCTACAAATGCTCGGGCATCAAACGGGCGTAAATCATCAATACCTTCACCTACGCCGATAAAGCGTACCGGAACCGGTCGCTTGGCTGCCAGTGCCGCGAGAATACCGCCTTTGGCTGTACCATCCAGTTTGGAAACAATCAGACCAGTTAATCCGAGCGCATCATCAAAGGCTACAACCTGATTGATGGCATTCTGACCCACATTGGCATCCAGTACCAGCATGACTTCATGCGGAGCATCAGGCAAGGATTTTTGCAGGACGCGTTTTACTTTTTTGATTTCTTCCATCAGATGCAGCTGAGTAGGCAGGCGACCGGCAGTGTCTGCCAGTACCACATCAATACCGCGTGCTTTGGCCGCCTCCAGAGCATCATAACAGACTGCTGCTGAATCGCCGGAAGCCTGAGCAATCACGGTGACATTATTGCGCTCACCCCATTGCTGCAATTGTTCGCGGGCTGCTGCACGAAAGGTATCACCGGCAGCCAGCAGCACGCTTTTACCCTGACTTTGAAAATATTTCGCCAGTTTACCGATACTGGTAGTTTTACCGGCACCGTTCACACCAGCCATCATAATCACAAAGGGCTTTTTATCATCCGGTAAAATCAGTGGCTGATCCAGTGGCAACAGTAATTCATACAGGGCTTCTTTCAGAGCACTGCGCAGCTCATCTCCGTTTTTCAGCCCTTTCAGGGTAACCCGCTGACGCACCTGCGCCAGCAGTTTTTCTGTGGCTTCAATTCCCATATCACTGGTAAGCAATACGGTTTCCAGTTCTTCATACAAATCTTCGTCGATTTTACCGCCGCCAAACACTGAAGCCAGAGATTTGGCCATTTGATTGCGGGATTTGCTCAGCCCCTGTTTTAGCCGTGCAGTCCAGCTCAGTTTAGCCGGTTTTTCTGTCTGCTCACTCACTGTATCCGGCTCAGCAGCTATCACAACTGTGTTTTCAGTAGCGACAGGTGTCTGAACTGATGAGGCAGTATCGTCTGTTACAGCAATGGCTGCCGGTTCATCTACTGCTGTGGGTACAATAATATCTTGTTCCGTTTCGGCCTGAGGTTGAACAGAAGCGGTGTCGGCCTGCTCAGTTTTTTCTGCAACAGGATCACTGATAGCCGGTTCAGGCTGCGGTATTACTTCAGCCTGAGCAGAATCATCAGCTATATTCTGTAATTGTTCTGAGTTTTCCTGCTGGTGAGGGGCCGGTACGGGCTGTTCAGCAACTGGCTCAGTATTTTTTTTTCGTTTAAAAAATCCAAACATGGGCTTTCCTGAATACGATATGAGGCCAAAGCTGAATCACAACCGATCTTTGGCATTGGAATAATTGTGCTATTGTAGCTTACAGAGGTTTATTTGATAATGTGCTGCGATACTATTATTTATTTTATTCAGATAGTTTTGCCTTAAAGTACTTCTGTACAGGTTAAAAATCAGACAGAACAAACTGGGCTGGCTGCGTATTTACAGCTCTGAATTTACACCACCACATAGTTATGATTAATAACAACAATAGCCTGAGAGTTATTAAAAGTTACCAAATTCAAACGTTTACTATATTCTGCATAGGTTTGCCGGGCTGACTGGACAAAAGGTTCATCAATATAATGCGGCAGAGGATAAAAATCGATGCAATTTAAACCTGTATAATTGTTCAGTTCCGGAGCCAGGCTGCTGTCATCCATTATTTTATTATATTCTATGTCTGCTGCCAGAATAATTGCACCGGCAGATTCCCCAATATAAACGCAGCCTTCAGCAATTCTTTGAGCAAGCAGCCGGTCAAGATTTTTTCTTTTCAGTTCCTGCAATAAATAAAATGTATTACCGCCGGTTATGCAAATAATTTCTGCTGCCGAAAAAGCTGTATGGCACTGGCGGATATCCGCTGTGGCGATATCCAGTAAATCAAGTTTCAATCCAAGCTGTGTTAATACTGATTTACCTTCATCTATATATTTTGTGTAGCCTTCAACATTACCGGCTGTAGGGATAAACAGGACACGTTTGCTGTTAATTTTATTGTTCTGCATAAAATCGGCAAGCTTCTGACCGGTTCCGGCAATGTAAGATGTTAAAAAAATTGTTTGCATTGTAGTTTCCAGCCTCTCTGTTTTATATAGTCCGGTCACCGAACTTAATTATTTAGTAATTCAGACCATGTTTCCGGTTGTTCCCAGTTTATCCGATACAATTCAGTCTGATGCCGATTATAGGGCTGATCATAAATCCAGTGTTGCCATTGCGGCACCAGACTGCCGCTTATCTGAGGTTTATCATCAATCAGAATATCGCCGCGCACCCAGGTTTTATCTTTGGTCAGAATTATGCGCTGCATCCAGTCTTCACCCAGATGCTGGCATACCCAGTCAAATTTTTCGGATACACAATAGTGATAATCCTGTATAGGCGAGGTACAAATACGCACATCATGGCCGGCCTCCAGCAGGCGCTTAGCTGCTGAAATACCATGCTGCATAGGCGGTAATGAAGCAAAAAAACCTTTACTGCTATAAATTTGCGCCAGTTGCCGGTGAAATTCGGGAGCCATATCATCACGCAGGTAAAAATGTCTGCGTTCTTTGAGAGGCAGCGGTTGCTGATAGGTTTGCTGCCATAGTTGTCTTACTCCCTGCTCAAAGTCGGCCAGAACACCATCCTGATCAAGCAAAATCAATTTAGATGCCATACAAATTCCCGTGGTGGCGTATATGATTATAAAGCAAATTAATTTATAGCATGTTTTTTAAAGCCAGCCGTACACCTTCACTGACATCCGTACCTGCCGGTATATTTTTACAGGCAGTACGGGCTTCTTTATCGGTATAGCCTAAAGCAAGCAATGTATTAATAATATCTTCGTTATTGCCGGCTGTATTCTGTGTAAACAAACCGGTAGCATCATCACTGGCGGCGGCAAGTTTGCCACGCAATTCCAGTACCATGCGTTCGGCGGTTTTTTTACCGATGCCTGGTGCAGCTGTCAGACGTTTAATATCTTCAGTAGCAATAGCAGCAGCCAGCTCCTCACTGGTCAGTGCGGATAAAATACCCAGAGCACTTTTGGCTCCGATACCGCTTACCTTTACTAATGCACGGAATGTTTCCCGTTCTTCGCGGGAGCCGAAACCAAATAGCAGATGAGCATCTTCACGCACGACCAGCTGAGTATACAGTGCAGTTTCTTCACCTGCGGCCGGTAAAGTATAAAAGGTTTGCATGGAAACCTGAGCTTCATAGCCTACGCCATGAACATCCAGTACCACTACCGGCGGATTTTTTTCCAATATGATTCCGCGTAAACGGCTAATCATGATATTCCCTTCCCAACAGCCAGATATATAAAAGCCCGTGCATCATATCACGGGCTTTTTTCTGAGCTTGAGCAATTTTACAATACAGTCAGCATTGATTTTTTGGCCTCATCGGCACGCTGCTGCTGTTTAAACGGACCCATGCGGACAACATAGCTGTTTTGAACTTTCACAAGCTTAGCCTGCTGTTCGCTTCCTGCACTCTGTAAATGACGTGAAGTGGTTTTCAGATATTTCTGAGCCTGCTCCTTACTGTCAAATTTCTGCAGATCCACGTAAATATTACCACTGGTACCTGCCGGTTGCAGACGCTCTCCGGGCAGAATCTGCTCTACCCGTACCTGAGCAGTACCGGCACGTACAAACCCTAACTGCTGTGCGGCAGCATAGGACACATCCATTACCCGGTTAGCATGAAAGGGACCGCGATCATTAATACGTACAACCACTGTCTTTCCATTGGACAGGTTGGTTACCCGTGCATAACTGGGGATAGGTAAAGTCGGATGGGCGGCTGTCAGCATCTGGCTGTCAAAGCGCTCGCCTGATGAAGTTTTACGGCCATGAAAATTTTTGCCATAGTAGGAAGCTTTACCTACCTGACTGAAACTGGCCACTTTTTGTAGCGGATAATAACGTTTGCCCGCTACCTGATAGCTAAGATTAGCTGTTTTATGCAGATGCTCTGCGGGTACTACTGTAAGATTAGATACTGATTTTTTGGGATGATAAACTGGTGCAGACAAATTACCTGATGGTCCGGCATATGCCGCACTCAATCCAAGTACCATGGCAACACTAATAAATAACAATTTAATTCTGATCAAACCGTATTTCCGTTTCTTTGAGTAAAAGACGCAAAAACCAGACACGCAATTACCATTTGCGGGTAAACAATACATAGTCCGGTAAAGACTGAATTTCTACTAAGACAGCAAAAAACAGTGGCAGCCACTTAAAATGTGGCAGAAGAGGCTGGTGCCTCAATTGGCAAGAACAAACACCGGCTGTGATTAAAACAGCACACTGGCGGGTTCTGAAAATCGCTTACTAACCGGCAAAATCGCCTTGGTTGTAATGCAGTTAACAATTGAATCAGGTATTTAACTGGGCGACACTATGCCAAACAGACTTCAGTCTGTCAAAGATTTTTTCATTCCGGATGTGCGAGTGTCCAGACATAAACCTGCGCAACACCTGATTTCTTAAGGGTCTGAGCCAATTCGAAAATTGTTGCGCCGGTGGTCACAACATCATCTATTAACAACAAGTTACGTTTTTTAACTGCGCTATTAAGGCGAAATACACCGCGTACATTATGCAAACGTGCTGATTTTTTTAAAGTTGATTGCGGTGGCCGGTGACAACGCTCTATCCAGTCTGGTGTCACTACCGGCAAGGTATAGTGCCTGGCAATGATTGCAGCCAGTAACTGGCTCTGATTGAAACCACGCTCAAACAGGCGCCTGCGGCTCAGCGGCATAGCCAGTACAGCATCTATTTTTACCTTCTCCAGCCACTGCGGCGGCTGTGCCAGCATCAGTGCTGCCAGCGTATCCAGTAAAGCAAGCTGCCGCTGATGCTTAAATGCACGCAGCATTTGCTGTAATGGTGCAGCATAACGGTAACTGGCATATAAGGTTGTAAAAGGCCACTTCTGGCCGCACTGTTCACACACTCCGGCTGTCAGCCCGCCGGCACGGCAACGCAGACAGATATCAGTATCAGAACGCCGCAAAGCAGCCATATCCTGCCTGCATGACCGGCACAAACCTGAGACATCCGCACAATCGTGGCATAATAAACAGTGCGGTGCGCCGATGCAGGCGTGCCAGAATGAAGTAAGCAATGAAGTTATACTCATGATCACACCTTCGCAAACGTTATTGATACATGGCTGGGGCGCTAACCACCATATATTCGACCTTTTACAAGCATATCTGCCAGCCCCATGGCAACAAAACTGGTATACCCCGGACCTGCCCGGGCATGGCTGTGCACCGTTTAACGGCAATTTCAGTATAGACAGTATTGCAGACCAGCTGGCCGCACAGCTTATGGCTCCTGCACATCTGCTTGGCTGGTCACTGGGCGGGATGGTGGCACTGACTCTGGCTGCCCGCTATCCGGAGAAAGTAGCCACACTGTGTCTGACTGCCAGTCTGGTCAGACTATTGGCCGACAGCGATTATCCGCAAGGGCTGAAACGTACCAGCCTCAATATTATGGCCGATAAATTTCGTGAAGATTATCCCAAATACATGCAGCAGTTTCTACAATTACAGATGCTGTATGCAGACACTTCAGCACAAGCCAGTGTTAACAGCCTGATACCGGCTATCTGTCAGTATGGACCGCCTGCTGCTCTTAACGCGGCTTTGCATGCGTTAGAACAGGCTGATTTACGCCCTTTACTCAGTAGCATAAACTGTCCGGTATTACTGGTTTATGGTGATCGCGATGCCATTACCCCGCCACGTATGGGTGAATACATTCATCAGCGGCTGCCGCAAAGCGAATGGTGCCTCCTGCCACAGGCTGCACATACACCGTTTTTAAGCCATCCTGATCAATTTGCCCGTGCACTGTGCCAATTTTGGGAGCGACACACATGACAACTCTGCCACACAAGCCAGACTGGTTTCTCCATGCACATCTGGCCGCTACGCTGGATGAACGTCTGTGTATTCTGAAACAACCGCCGGAACAGATTATCCTCGCAGCAGCAGACGGTGATGAAAGTTACCGTTTGCTCAGCATGCGTTATCCGCATGCGCATTTTCAGGAGTATGACAGTCGCGAGGCTTATTTACAGGCAGCACAGATTATTCGCAAAGCCAAGCAAAACTGGTGGCAAAAACTCCACAGCAATCTGCCTGCACAAACCGTTTCCGACCAGCTTCCCGGCAACCAGTCTGCTGATATGGTCTGGAGTAACCTTGGTCTGATTCACCAGAATGATCCCGTGGCTGTTATCAAAAACTGGGCCGGCGCTTTAAAACCGGATGGTTTGCTTTTTTTCAGCCACTTTGGTCCGGATACCCTGAAAGAAGTCATGACACTTTGGCGTACAGAGGGTATAGTAGTGAAAACACCGAATCTGATCGATATGCACGATCTTGGGGACATGTTGTTTCAGCACGGTTTTTATGATCCGGTAACAGACATGGATATGCTGACTCTGCAATACACCAATGCAGAGCGCTTTATTGATGACATGCGCACAGCCGGACTATGGCAAAGTCTGCAATTTAACAGTGAAATCGATGCAGTTCGTATTCTGGCTAATGCATGGCAGAGCAATGATATTCAAAATGTTACACTTGAGCTGGTGTACGGACACGGTGTTAAAAAACAGGTACTGCCCGACAATACAGCACCAGTACAATTTTATCCCTCATCTACAATTTAGAATCCGAACATTATTAATATAATATGAAATTCTCGGCATTATTGCGTAATAGCATACTTATTATTACTACATTCGTTACCATCACTGCCTGCAAAAACACCACACCGGTTACCCCTCCTGCTCCGGCCAAACCTCGCGCTGTTATCGGGCTGGCGCTTGGAGGCGGAGTTTCTAAAGGCTTTGCGCATATAGGGGTAATTAAAGTCTTACAGGAAAACCATATTCCGGTACGGGTTGTTACCGGTACCAGTGCCGGTGCGCTGGTTGGCAGCATGTATGCTTCCGGTATGAGTCCCGACAGGCTGGAGCTTGAGGCTGAAATACTGAATAAAACCGATTTAGTTGATCCGGTACTGTCTACATCCGGCTTTATCAAAGGACAAAAACTGCAGGATTACATCAACAACAAAGTTCGCAATAAACCGATTCAGCAGTTTCCTATCCGTTTCGGCGCAGTGGCTACTGAATTCGGTACCGGCCGCATGGCTGTTTTCAACAGCGGTAATGCCGGACAGGCAGTACGCGCATCGGCCAGTATACCCAATGTTTTTCAGCCCACAGTAATCGGCAATAAAAGTTATGTCGATGGCGGTCTGGTTGCTCCGGTACCGGTCACAGCAGCCAAACAGCTGGGTGCCAATGTAGTTATTGCTGTAGATATATCTGCTAAACCGGCACGTCTGACCAGTCAGGGATTTTTTTCTTATCTTGACCAGAGCCTGAATATCATGAGCGCATCAGCCCTGAACAGCGAACTGAGCAAAGCTCAGGTCGTAATCCGTCCTCAGGTACAGAAACTGGGTACAGTAGGCGGTTTTGACCAGAAAACTCAGGCTATCCGGCTGGGTGAACAGGCTGCCAGAGCAGCCTTACCGCAAATTCGTGCGGCACTGGCAAAATATCAGGTTAACTAAACCATATAAAACAGTGAGTAATCTGTGCAGACTGCCTGTGTGGCAGTCTGCGTTTTTATTCTGGTTAATACTAATTAAAATATTGCAAATTGAATAACCGCTGATTTAATGAATTTTTACCATAGAACAGATTACTGGCAGATAGCAAAAAAGCTAACCGAATACTATTTCTGAATTAAATATAACTTATAAAAAGCCCGATTATTACGGGCTTTTTAATTTGTTTAATTACCAAATTCAATCAGAATAGCAGAATAATGAAGCCTGTTTATATCTTAGTAACATTCACTTTTTTATTTCCATGAATTTTCAGGTAAATCAATATTTCTTTGGGCTTGCTCCAGTGCCTCTTGTAATTGCCGGATATTTAACGGAACACAATAAGCAGGCTTAGCCCGCTCAAATCGCCAGCTATCAGACAGCTGACCGGCATCAACAAAATCATAACCGACCTGATCCAATATTTTAAATACAGTTTGTTTAGCAGTTAAATCATTGCCTGCCACAGGAATGGCTCTTCTGTTTAATTTATCGTTTGGTCTGGCATCTTTAATAACATCTCTTGCCAGAATCGCATTAAAAACTTTAACCACTTTGGATTTCGAAAAATGCTGAGCAACCAATTCACTGGTTGTGATTTCGCGCTTATCTAATTGCGGCCAGTGCCCGTCGCGATCGGGATAATAGTTCATGGTATCTAATACTACTTTATTACTCATTGATTCAGCAGGTAGTTGCAGATAATTATTAAATGGAATAGCAATCAGAATAATTTCTGCAAACTCAATAGCTTCTTCCTGGCTTCCAATTTCACAGCCTATGCTGCTGGCCACACTGAACAATGTATTTTTCCCTCTGGAATTACTCACCATCACTTGATAGCCTGCCTGCATAAATAGCTTTGCCCAGGCCTGACCAATAAATCCTGCTCCGATAATGCCAATCTTTTTCATCGTAATATTTCCTTTTCTAAATAGTGCGCTGTATTATCAGTACAAATTAAAAGGCAATAAATACAAATAAAATTGATTGATTAACAACTGAAAGTTTGCAATATGAATTTATTCCGATGTATGCAAGCATTTATTCTGACCGTAAAAACCGGTTCTTTTGCCGCAGCGTCCGTTTCATTAAATACATCACCGCAAATGATTGCTAAATACATAGCATTTTTAGAAAATTATTTAGGATTAAAACTGCTTAACCGAACCACACGATCACAAAATCTGACAGAATTCGGCAAACAATATTACCCGAAATGCTTAACTATTTTAGCTGAAATCCAGGCAACTAAAGTACTTGCACAACAATTCAGTGAAGAGCCAAAAGGCAATTTAAGAATTAGTGCTCCCGTAAGCTATGGTTATTACAATTTAATACCGGTAATCAGCGATTTTATGAAACGCTATCCGAAAGTAGAAGTTGATATTCAATTAAGTGATCGCTATGTAGATTTGGTTCAGGACAATTTTGATGTTGTGTTCCGTATTGGCCAATTAGCTGATTCAGGTTTAATTGCGCGAAAATTAAAACCCTATCAACTCACTTTTGCTGCTTCTCCCAGTTATCTGGCTCAGCATGGTGTTCCGTCTGTACCAAAGGATTTAGAGAAGCACAATTGTCTTATTTATCAGTATATGAATCCAAATAAAAATGATTACCTTTGGCCATTTATGATAAATGGAAAAAAAGTTAATGTTTCTATATCAGGTTCATTACAAAGCAATGAGACTCTGGTATTAGCAAAAGCCGCAATTGAAGGACTGGGTATTACTATGTTGCCCGAATCCATGCTTAGCGATGCCATCAGACAAAATAAATTACTCCCCATATTACAAGATTTTTTACCACCGGCAAAAGAAGTACATCTGCTTTATACAGCCGACAGGCAACGGCCGTCAAAACACAATATTTTTATAGAATTTGTGGTTAATGCCATGTCTTAGTTGCTGCTATTTGTTATATCAGCGATATCAAAATGAATATATCTAACTTCACAATCTACAAATTAGTTTCATCGGTATTTTAATGATTGATTCATCTGGTATTGCTTTATTGATACTTGTATATCCTCTATATCAGTTAAACCAGAGTTTATATTTACTGCCCTACATTTAAGAAACTTCTTAAGCTAAGATGATTTTTTATAAATGAAACAAAAATAAATAATCATCCAAGAATTTTGCTAACCCGATTTAAATTATTTAATTGACACTACTTTATGATTACGTATGGTTGTAGAAAAATCGTGTCCTTCTAAACCATGATTTGTCGCACAAATAAAATCATTATTTGTTTTATCAGGAAAAGATATCATTTCATACATTACTTGTTCACTAATATATTCAAAATAAGATACTCTCCATAACTCTTCTCCCTTTTTATTATATAGGACAATAAAATATTTATTACCGCCTAATATTTGCATAATTGAAATTGGTGAAGTGGGCAGATGTTTGTATATATTGGCATAGTACTCACCATCTTCACTTTTTATGGTTGTATAAAGATTAAAATTTCCGTAAAAACTGGATGACGAAAACAGACACAGCCAATAGAAAAAAGCAAATAAACCTATTATTTTTATCCATTTTATACTTTTTTTCATAATCCGTCGCTCCATACTTTTATTATATCCATTTTTAATGCTGATTGTGCACTATACTACCGTATACTTAATTTATTTTATTTGTTATATCAACTATTTTTCTGCCTTCATCAAAATATTTTAATAAATTACTTTTTTTAGTCGGTAGCATAAAAGAATGTATACCACCATCGCTTAGATAAGCATAATGAGGTGAACGCCATATTTTCTTACCCTGTTTGTTATATAAAACATAAAAATATCGCTTCCCCTGTATCAATTCATAGACTGCCAGCGGGGTTGTTGGCAGATGCTGATACATATTTATGTAATACTCACCATCCACTCCTTCTACTGTGTCGGACAAATTAAAATCACCATAAAAACTGGAGGACGAGAAAAACCACCACCACATCACCATAATTAGCACTAATATAATTTTTATAAATACAGCATTTTTGCGTAGTATATTTTTAAAAAATATATGGATATTATGTTTCATTTTATTTCCTATGGTTTTGTTTAATTTGATATTGATATTAATACCAACATAACCATCACTTTTCTAAAAAGCTAAATATTTTTCATTACTCTCGGAAGATTTAAATCTGGCATCAATATCTATTCAGGAAAAAGCCAAACTGAATAACTTCCAACTACCTACAAATATTTATCGTATAAAATAAATTCTTGTCATTTGTTATGATATGAAATATGCAAGCAAAAAAGGGGGCTTTTATTATTCAATATTTTATTTCGTTTGATTTTTGAGTTAAATCGACTTAATCCTATCCTGCATCCAAATATTTTGCTAACCCGGTTTAAATTACTTGATTGACACTACTTTATGATTACGTATGGTTGTAGAAAAATTGTGTCCTTCTAAACCATGATCTGTAAAAAATAGAAAACTATTTCCCGTTTTATCAGGAAAAAAAATTTCTTGATATAATATTGCCTCTTTACTAAGATATTCAAAATAAGAGCATCTCCATAGTTCTTCTCCCTTTTTATTGTATAAAACGACGAAGTATTTATTACCGCCTAATATTTGCATAATTGAAATTGGTGAAGTGGGCAGATGTTTGTATATATTGGCATAGTACTCACCATCTTCACTTTTTACTGTTGAATTAAGATTAAAATTTCCGTAAAAACTGGATGACGAAAACAGACACAGCCAATAGAAAAAAGCAAATAAACCTATTATTTTTATCCATTTTATACTTTTTTTCATAATCAGTCGCCCCATACTTTTATTATAGACTGGTTTCCATCTTTAATGCTGATTATGCTCTATATCACCGTATACTTCCTTGATTTTATTTTTTATATCAGCGTCACTCCAGTCCTCTTCTGAATATCTTAATAATTTACTGTCTTTAGTAGGAATAAACAAAGGATTTACATTATCGTATAGATAAGCATAATGGGGGGAATGCCATATTTTCTTACCTTGTTTGTTATATAAAACATAAAAATATCGCTTCCCCTGTATCAATTTATAAACCGCCAATGGAGTTGTTGGCAGATGCTCATATACATTTATGTAATACTCACGATCCTCTCCGTTTATTGTATTGCACAGATTAAAATCACCATAAAAACTGGAGGACGAGAAAAACCACCACCACATCACCATAATTAACACTAATATAATTTTTATAAATACAGCATTTTTGCGTAGTATATTTTTAAAAAATATATGGATATTATGTTTCATAATATTTCCTATGGTTTTGTTTAATTTGATATTGATATTAATATCATCATAACCATCACTTTTTCTAAAAAAGCTAAATATTTTTCATCACGCCCGGAAAATTTTAATCCGGCATCAATATCTATTCAGGAAACAGCCAAACTGAATAAGCTCCAACTTACTACAAATATTTATCGTATAAAATAAATTCTTGTCATTTGTTATGATATAAAATATGCAATCAAAAAAAGAGCTTTTATTATTTAATATTTTATCTCGTTTGATTTTTGAGTTAAATCGACTTAATCCTATCCTGCATCCAAATATTTTGCTAACCCGGTTTAAATTACTTGATTGACACTACTTTATGATTACGTATGGTTGTAGAAAAATCTTGTCCATCTATACCATGATTTGTAAAAAATAGAAAACTATTTCCCGTTTTATCAGGGAAAAAAATTTCTTGATATATTATCGTGTCTTCACTAAGATATTCAAAATAAGAGCATCTCCATAGTTCTTCTCCCTTTTTATTGTATAAAACGACGAAGTATTTATTACCACCTAATATTTCTACAATTGAAATTGGTGAAGTGGGCAGATGTTTGTATATATTGGCATAGTACTCACCATCTTCACTTTCTACTGTTGAGTCAAGATTAAAATTTCCGTAAAAACTGGATGACGAAAACAGACACAGCCAATAGAAAAATGCAAAATAACCTATCATTTTTATCCATTTTATACTTTTTTTCATAATCCATCGCCCCATACTTTTATTATAGACTGGTTTCCATCTTTAATGCTGATTATGCTCTATATCACCGTATACTTCCTTGATTTTATTTTTTATATCAGCGTCACTCCAGTCC includes these proteins:
- a CDS encoding DUF6201 family protein; amino-acid sequence: MKHNIHIFFKNILRKNAVFIKIILVLIMVMWWWFFSSSSFYGDFNLSDTVEGVDGEYYINMYQHLPTTPLAVYELIQGKRYFYVLYNKQGKKIWRSPHYAYLSDGGIHSFMLPTKKSNLLKYFDEGRKIVDITNKIN
- a CDS encoding DUF6201 family protein gives rise to the protein MKHNIHIFFKNILRKNAVFIKIILVLIMVMWWWFFSSSSFYGDFNLCNTINGEDREYYINVYEHLPTTPLAVYKLIQGKRYFYVLYNKQGKKIWHSPHYAYLYDNVNPLFIPTKDSKLLRYSEEDWSDADIKNKIKEVYGDIEHNQH
- a CDS encoding DUF6201 family protein → MKKSIKWIKMIGYFAFFYWLCLFSSSSFYGNFNLDSTVESEDGEYYANIYKHLPTSPISIVEILGGNKYFVVLYNKKGEELWRCSYFEYLSEDTIIYQEIFFPDKTGNSFLFFTNHGIDGQDFSTTIRNHKVVSIK
- a CDS encoding LysR family transcriptional regulator produces the protein MQAFILTVKTGSFAAASVSLNTSPQMIAKYIAFLENYLGLKLLNRTTRSQNLTEFGKQYYPKCLTILAEIQATKVLAQQFSEEPKGNLRISAPVSYGYYNLIPVISDFMKRYPKVEVDIQLSDRYVDLVQDNFDVVFRIGQLADSGLIARKLKPYQLTFAASPSYLAQHGVPSVPKDLEKHNCLIYQYMNPNKNDYLWPFMINGKKVNVSISGSLQSNETLVLAKAAIEGLGITMLPESMLSDAIRQNKLLPILQDFLPPAKEVHLLYTADRQRPSKHNIFIEFVVNAMS
- a CDS encoding DUF6201 family protein, with translation MKKSIKWIKIIGLFAFFYWLCLFSSSSFYGNFNLNSTVKSEDGEYYANIYKHLPTSPISIMQILGGNKYFVVLYNKKGEELWRCSYFEYLSKEAILYQEIFFPDKTGNSFLFFTDHGLEGHNFSTTIRNHKVVSIK
- a CDS encoding DUF6201 family protein, yielding MKKSIKWIKIIGLFAFFYWLCLFSSSSFYGNFNLYTTIKSEDGEYYANIYKHLPTSPISIMQILGGNKYFIVLYNKKGEELWRVSYFEYISEQVMYEMISFPDKTNNDFICATNHGLEGHDFSTTIRNHKVVSIK